The genomic interval AACTGAACTCGTTGTCCTGGCTTTCCCGGTCCCAGGGGAAGCTGACCTTCACCCGGCCCCATGGGTCGCAGTAGATCTCCTCGCCCCTGGGCCCCACCACCGTTGCCATCTGCGGGCCGTCGATGCGCGGCTTGGGCAACGGCGCCGGGCGCCATTCGGTTCTGCCGGGCACCAGCACAGCCTTCTGGCAGTAGCGGGTACCTTGCCGGGCACCTGCAGCTTCCTCCTGAAGGCTGGTGAACTGGGTGCCTTCGTGGTGCACGCGGCTTACCCGCCAATGCCTGTTCAGGTCTTCGCGCGGGTGCCCGATCAGGGTGAAGCTCAGCCCCGGTTGCAGGCGCACATCGTCGCCTTCGACCTCGGCCAGGTGGGCGTCATGGCGCCAGGCTGTGATGCGGGTGGCGGTGAAGGGGGCGCCGACGGCCTCGCGCTTGTAGCGACCGGGGTAGTCGAAGCGCTCGTACGTGGTGGACTGGTGCCTGAGGTCGCTGCCCTCGGCACGCTGCTCCTGGCGGTAGGCCGGGTGGGTGAAGGTGTAGTCGCGCTGCACCTGGCGCGCGGTACGTACCTGCTCGCTGTAACGCAGGCGGCGCAGGCACGGCCTGGCCTGATCGCCGCCGCTGTTGGCGTGGTACAGCACCTGGTTGGGGTCGGTGTCGTCCGGCTCGAAAAAGCCTTCGTCCTCGTCATCGTCATCGGGCTTGATGGCGCCCTGGCTGAGCTGCCCCAGCCCCAGCAGCCGGTCGGTGATGAGCAGCTTGTGCAGTTTTGGCGTGTGCTCGAAGCGGTAGATGAAACCCTCTTCGGCGGCCAGGCGGGCGATGAAGTCGAGGTCGGTTTCACCGGCCTGCACGCAGAACTCGCGCACCTCGTGCTTGTCGATGCTTCTCAGCTCGTAGCCGGTGATACCCTGGCGCTTGAGCATGATCTCGAGAATCTGCGGCACGGTTTTCTGCTGGAAGATGCGCCAGTTCGAGCGCAGCCCGGCGCGGGCCAGCACGGGTTCGACCAGGGCGCGATAACGGGTGCGATGGAAGCCCGTTTCACCCTGGCTGAAGGTGCTGACCAGGCCGTGCACGTAGCGCAGCGGGCGCTCGCCGTGCCAGATCGTGAACAGCACCGGCTTGTCGAGCAACTGACCGAAGTCGACATCGTCTTCAAAACTGACCAGTTCCAGCTTCAGCTGGAACGGCGTGCTGATGGCTTCGTCCAGCTCGAACGACACCACTTCGAATTCACTCCGGCCCACCAGCGGCTG from Pseudomonas fortuita carries:
- a CDS encoding type VI secretion system Vgr family protein, translated to MPSQSDLRFTFQPLVGRSEFEVVSFELDEAISTPFQLKLELVSFEDDVDFGQLLDKPVLFTIWHGERPLRYVHGLVSTFSQGETGFHRTRYRALVEPVLARAGLRSNWRIFQQKTVPQILEIMLKRQGITGYELRSIDKHEVREFCVQAGETDLDFIARLAAEEGFIYRFEHTPKLHKLLITDRLLGLGQLSQGAIKPDDDDEDEGFFEPDDTDPNQVLYHANSGGDQARPCLRRLRYSEQVRTARQVQRDYTFTHPAYRQEQRAEGSDLRHQSTTYERFDYPGRYKREAVGAPFTATRITAWRHDAHLAEVEGDDVRLQPGLSFTLIGHPREDLNRHWRVSRVHHEGTQFTSLQEEAAGARQGTRYCQKAVLVPGRTEWRPAPLPKPRIDGPQMATVVGPRGEEIYCDPWGRVKVSFPWDRESQDNEFSSCWVRVSQGWAGGSWGSMAIPRIGQDVIIQYVDADPDQPMITGRTYCGNQLPPYDLPKHKTRMTIKSQTHKGDGFNELRFEDELGKEEVFIHAQRDQNNIVKHDETTRVGNDRTERVERDETISIGQDRREEVARDESVGIGQNRVHEIANDDSLSIGRTHTITTGKDRIEQVGNHRQDITKANHTVEIGGHLEQVVAGHHNLKTGEAIRHTTKVYDIQVSESLTIRSPAGLLRIDGAGITLDGLALSFKGPVNQQATGSNRITSTSGVPEPGEPICLSCLLKAIADGHNMIRMEGAS